The following proteins are co-located in the Terriglobales bacterium genome:
- a CDS encoding 4Fe-4S dicluster domain-containing protein, which yields MPHVKPTRLRWLSQLIFFLLFLFLLLHTEFRGSLRAVGADIRLPYPVNLFLRFDPLVALSNALASRALYHGLLWSLLILIPTMFLGRFFCGWICPLGSLHHFFSSLKSERKRGKQLIESNRYKRWQTTKYYLLIAGLIAALLGSGMVGWLDPFSLLVRSLGLSILPGTNYALSAVLAALEHSRFATVQTAGSVLHFILGALFLSFKQPYFRQGVWLGLIFILVVALNFHITRFWCRALCPLGALLGLVSRWPILGLVKSAERCENCNRCLLRCQGGDDPIRGVPWRQPECHLCLNCVDGCPEHGLQFKFFPAQSWSGVNLQRRKVVMGLGAGAAVIPLLRSTPGFAVERHDRLLRPPGALDEGSFLARCIRCGECIKVCPDNALHPALSEAGLEGLWTPVMVPRIGYCESSCVLCSQVCPTGAIWEITAQDKGWAVGAATDLKPISLGTAFVDRGRCLAWAMATPCIVCEEWCPTSPKAIYLQPAEVMDAEGHLKQVKQPYINPKRCVGCGACEYACPVQDRAAIYVTSVGESRSRTNQILLNRSRGNGK from the coding sequence GTGCCTCATGTCAAACCAACCAGACTGCGCTGGCTTTCGCAGCTCATCTTCTTTTTGCTGTTTCTGTTCCTTTTGCTGCATACAGAGTTCCGCGGATCCTTGCGCGCCGTAGGGGCGGATATTCGCCTGCCCTATCCGGTCAACCTCTTCTTGCGATTCGATCCCCTGGTGGCACTGTCGAACGCTCTGGCGAGTCGCGCTTTGTATCACGGGTTGTTGTGGAGCCTGCTGATTCTGATCCCAACGATGTTCCTGGGGCGCTTCTTCTGTGGATGGATCTGCCCGCTGGGGTCTCTGCACCATTTCTTCAGCAGCCTGAAATCAGAGCGCAAGCGCGGAAAACAGCTGATTGAATCGAACCGCTATAAGCGCTGGCAGACCACGAAGTACTACCTCTTAATTGCGGGCTTGATCGCCGCGCTCTTGGGCAGCGGAATGGTTGGGTGGTTGGATCCGTTCTCGTTGCTGGTGCGCTCGCTTGGCCTGTCTATTCTGCCGGGAACGAACTATGCGTTGAGTGCCGTGCTAGCCGCTTTAGAACACAGCCGGTTCGCAACGGTCCAGACCGCGGGTAGTGTGCTGCATTTCATCCTCGGAGCACTGTTCTTAAGTTTCAAGCAGCCGTATTTTCGGCAAGGCGTCTGGCTGGGCTTGATCTTCATTCTTGTTGTGGCTCTGAATTTTCACATCACTCGGTTCTGGTGCCGCGCGCTCTGTCCGCTGGGTGCTTTGCTGGGCCTGGTTTCGCGCTGGCCGATTCTCGGGCTGGTCAAGAGCGCGGAGCGTTGTGAGAACTGCAACCGTTGTCTGCTGCGATGCCAGGGAGGCGACGACCCGATCCGTGGGGTTCCCTGGCGTCAGCCTGAGTGTCATTTATGCCTGAACTGCGTTGATGGGTGTCCAGAGCACGGCCTGCAGTTCAAGTTCTTCCCCGCCCAAAGCTGGAGCGGTGTAAACCTGCAGCGGCGCAAGGTGGTGATGGGATTGGGAGCGGGGGCAGCCGTCATTCCGCTGTTGCGTAGCACCCCTGGATTCGCCGTCGAGCGCCACGACCGGCTACTGCGCCCCCCGGGGGCACTCGATGAGGGGTCCTTCCTGGCGCGCTGCATACGTTGCGGCGAGTGCATAAAGGTTTGTCCAGACAACGCTCTGCATCCCGCCTTGAGCGAAGCGGGGCTGGAAGGCCTTTGGACGCCAGTCATGGTCCCGCGAATCGGTTACTGCGAGAGCAGCTGCGTGCTGTGCTCGCAAGTCTGCCCCACGGGCGCAATCTGGGAGATCACAGCCCAAGACAAGGGCTGGGCTGTGGGGGCGGCCACTGACCTCAAGCCCATCAGCCTGGGAACGGCATTCGTAGATCGCGGCCGCTGCCTGGCGTGGGCGATGGCGACGCCGTGTATCGTCTGCGAAGAATGGTGTCCGACATCACCTAAGGCCATCTACCTCCAGCCAGCCGAAGTGATGGATGCAGAGGGGCATCTCAAACAAGTGAAACAGCCGTACATCAATCCAAAGCGCTGCGTCGGCTGTGGCGCTTGTGAGTACGCGTGCCCGGTACAGGATCGGGCAGCCATTTACGTGACCAGCGTCGGTGAGAGCCGGTCGCGGACGAACCAGATCCTATTGAATCGAAGCCGGGGAAACGGGAAATGA
- a CDS encoding DUF6599 family protein, which produces MRKGFSPLRLALMIAVCGALLGSAGCNRGTRTNTTPFPASDEVEGWARTGAIRSFEAADLWKYIDGEAERYLKSGTLRVVTADYKFQNQVEAVVDIYTMGNSESAAKIFDSEPIGDAKEVQLGDGGRLYGQSLVFRAGPYLVRIVTYQESAQTAQALLQLGRSIERRLTR; this is translated from the coding sequence ATGAGGAAAGGGTTCAGTCCATTGCGTTTGGCGTTGATGATCGCCGTGTGTGGCGCACTCTTGGGAAGTGCCGGTTGCAATCGAGGGACTCGGACGAATACTACTCCGTTTCCGGCTTCTGACGAGGTTGAAGGATGGGCCAGGACTGGTGCGATACGCAGCTTTGAGGCGGCCGACCTGTGGAAGTACATCGACGGCGAGGCGGAACGGTATTTGAAGTCTGGGACGCTGAGAGTAGTTACCGCTGATTACAAGTTTCAGAATCAGGTTGAGGCAGTAGTCGACATCTACACTATGGGAAATTCTGAGAGCGCGGCGAAGATATTCGACTCCGAGCCGATCGGGGACGCCAAGGAGGTCCAACTCGGAGACGGCGGCCGGTTGTACGGACAGAGCCTCGTATTTCGCGCCGGACCTTACCTGGTGCGGATTGTTACCTATCAGGAGTCCGCCCAAACCGCGCAGGCGCTGTTGCAACTGGGACGCAGTATCGAGCGGAGGCTAACGAGATAA
- a CDS encoding DUF362 domain-containing protein: MDQTSDTSRRDFLKKCVMGTAVLRTAKLPLLGMAGQESTPGKSKVVIANDAQLRGAKTTVDSSRIASLLDRAMQSLFDLDDPIEPWKKLVRAGQRVGVKVNALGGRGLSSNVQLVEAICERLQEAGIRGNDTVIWDRDTEELERAGFHVATAGNRVQCFGSDRLGYEERLATYGSVGSRLSKILTQRSDVLINVPVLKDHDGAGVTIALKNMYGVIHNPNKYHPNGCNPYIADVNMLPEIRSKMRLTICDATTASYEGGPGYKPQYSWKNDGLIISQDPVALDYIGWQIIERKRAEKGLKTLEGVGRSPAYIATAADAGHRLGMNDPRRIATVEV, translated from the coding sequence ATGGACCAAACAAGCGATACGAGCCGGCGAGACTTCCTGAAGAAATGCGTCATGGGGACCGCCGTCCTGCGAACCGCCAAACTGCCATTGTTGGGGATGGCAGGACAGGAATCAACGCCCGGCAAATCGAAGGTTGTGATCGCAAATGATGCACAGCTCCGCGGTGCGAAAACCACCGTCGACTCCAGTCGGATTGCTAGTCTTCTCGACCGCGCCATGCAAAGCCTATTCGATCTGGATGATCCGATTGAGCCCTGGAAAAAGCTCGTCCGCGCGGGGCAAAGGGTCGGAGTGAAAGTAAATGCACTTGGAGGACGCGGCCTTTCCAGTAACGTTCAGCTAGTTGAAGCTATCTGTGAAAGATTGCAGGAAGCTGGAATCAGGGGGAACGACACCGTCATTTGGGACCGCGACACTGAGGAGCTGGAACGTGCCGGATTCCACGTTGCCACGGCCGGAAACCGCGTTCAATGTTTCGGCAGCGATCGGCTGGGTTACGAAGAGAGGCTGGCGACATATGGCAGCGTCGGCAGCCGGCTGTCGAAGATCCTCACGCAGCGCAGCGACGTGCTGATCAATGTGCCAGTGCTGAAAGATCATGATGGGGCCGGAGTCACCATCGCCTTGAAGAACATGTACGGCGTAATTCACAACCCCAACAAATATCACCCCAATGGCTGCAATCCGTATATCGCCGACGTGAATATGCTGCCCGAGATCAGAAGCAAGATGCGGCTGACGATTTGCGATGCCACAACCGCCTCGTATGAAGGTGGTCCCGGATACAAGCCGCAATACAGCTGGAAGAATGATGGCCTGATCATCTCGCAAGATCCGGTGGCGCTCGACTATATTGGCTGGCAGATCATCGAGCGTAAGCGGGCTGAGAAGGGACTGAAGACGCTGGAGGGCGTCGGCAGATCGCCGGCATACATCGCAACAGCCGCCGACGCAGGGCATCGGCTAGGCATGAATGATCCGCGGCGAATCGCGACTGTCGAAGTGTAA
- the amrS gene encoding AmmeMemoRadiSam system radical SAM enzyme codes for MLSGAALSLGDLGQDLVAVPLSAFPQKLDDSRFTVEARFYQKIENKRIKCKLCPRECTVGDRERGYCGVRENRGGTYYTLVHSRLCAAHVDPIEKKPFFHYLPGTMAFSLATAGCNVNCKFCQNWDISQVRPEQVPANYAPPRSVADLARQYHCPTIAYTYSEPVVFSEYLMDAADAGHEAGIRSVVVSNGYMQADALKAAYGKMDAVKIDLKAFSESYYRDVVVGELKPVLNALVTLRKMGKWTEIVYLVVPTLNDSDAEFRGLVRWIKTNLGVDVPVHFAQFHPEYLLKNLPITPVPTLERAKAIADAEGLHYVYIGNVPGHPAENTYCPKCRRMLVERVGLTARQMLIRKNACPFCQQPIPGVWHA; via the coding sequence ATGTTATCGGGCGCAGCTCTAAGCCTAGGTGATCTTGGTCAAGATTTGGTCGCTGTCCCTCTCAGTGCATTTCCGCAGAAGCTGGACGATTCACGTTTCACCGTCGAGGCTAGGTTCTACCAGAAAATTGAGAATAAGCGGATCAAATGCAAGTTATGCCCGCGCGAATGCACGGTGGGAGACCGGGAGCGTGGATACTGTGGTGTGCGAGAAAATCGCGGCGGCACCTACTACACGCTGGTGCACTCGCGCTTGTGTGCGGCACACGTAGACCCCATCGAGAAGAAGCCTTTCTTCCACTACCTGCCGGGAACTATGGCTTTCTCGCTGGCCACCGCTGGCTGTAACGTCAATTGTAAGTTCTGCCAGAATTGGGACATTTCGCAGGTGCGCCCGGAGCAAGTTCCCGCCAACTATGCACCCCCAAGATCGGTCGCCGACCTGGCCAGGCAATACCACTGTCCGACGATTGCCTACACCTACAGTGAGCCGGTGGTCTTCAGCGAGTACCTGATGGATGCGGCGGATGCCGGACACGAAGCCGGCATCCGCAGTGTGGTCGTCTCCAACGGCTATATGCAAGCAGACGCTCTCAAGGCCGCGTATGGAAAGATGGATGCCGTCAAGATCGATCTGAAAGCCTTCTCCGAATCCTATTACCGCGATGTCGTTGTCGGGGAATTGAAGCCGGTGCTGAATGCCCTGGTCACTTTGCGAAAAATGGGCAAATGGACTGAAATTGTCTACCTGGTAGTACCGACCCTCAACGATAGCGATGCCGAGTTTCGCGGCCTGGTTCGGTGGATCAAGACAAATCTCGGCGTAGATGTACCTGTGCATTTTGCGCAATTTCATCCGGAATATCTGCTGAAAAACCTGCCGATTACGCCGGTACCGACCCTGGAGCGCGCCAAAGCGATCGCCGACGCTGAGGGACTGCACTACGTCTACATCGGCAATGTGCCAGGGCATCCCGCGGAAAACACCTATTGCCCGAAGTGCCGCCGCATGCTGGTGGAACGCGTAGGATTGACGGCCAGGCAAATGCTCATCCGCAAGAATGCCTGCCCATTCTGCCAGCAACCGATTCCGGGAGTGTGGCACGCATGA
- the amrB gene encoding AmmeMemoRadiSam system protein B encodes MSMKIRGAMYRAAILLITVLLIAAFRHDSAMSPEHLRPAGVAGGFYPADPKALTAMMDDMLAHASPPPITGSIVAVVAPHAGYQFSGPVAAFTYAALKGQKFSRVVVIAPSHYESFEFTSIYDGDGYTTPLGTVRVDHAFAAQLVKMSPSIKLSGRGHLPTPNGTEHALEVELPWLQRVLSDFQLVPIVMGDRSYESSRALGVALAKLIHGNDTLIVASSDLSHYHPYDEAVKIDHKTLSALQAWDYFSMSQNFGARVWEACGGAPIVAAMIAAERLGANQAQVLKYANSGDVTSDRSRVVGYSAVALVKTPHSQSAEPPFSLTAREKSELLALARTSVEHAVQEKSAYQPTSSTSEVLNQEHGAFVTLRESRELRGCIGYTSAMKPLYLAVRDTATLAALRDPRFRPVSSSELPQLQYEISVLSPLRRVQDIQQVQVGRHGLLMKNGSREGLLLPQVPVEEKWDRKRFLDETCAKAGMHFGCWKDENTDIFMFTAVVFGEN; translated from the coding sequence ATGAGTATGAAAATTCGCGGCGCAATGTATCGTGCGGCGATCCTACTGATCACGGTTCTGCTGATTGCGGCATTCCGGCACGATTCGGCTATGAGCCCGGAACACCTGCGGCCGGCTGGAGTGGCAGGCGGCTTCTATCCAGCCGACCCCAAGGCGCTCACGGCAATGATGGATGACATGCTGGCACATGCATCGCCGCCGCCGATCACGGGCTCGATTGTCGCTGTTGTAGCACCACATGCGGGTTATCAATTCTCCGGCCCTGTCGCTGCCTTCACGTATGCGGCATTGAAAGGGCAGAAGTTTTCCCGAGTCGTGGTGATCGCCCCGTCGCATTACGAATCCTTTGAATTCACCTCAATCTATGACGGTGACGGTTACACGACGCCGCTCGGAACGGTTCGTGTGGACCATGCCTTCGCCGCACAGTTGGTGAAGATGAGCCCCAGCATCAAGCTCTCGGGCCGCGGACATCTTCCTACCCCCAATGGCACTGAGCATGCACTCGAGGTGGAGTTACCGTGGTTGCAACGGGTTCTGAGTGATTTCCAGCTCGTGCCCATCGTCATGGGCGATCGGAGTTATGAAAGCAGCCGTGCCTTGGGAGTAGCTCTTGCGAAGCTGATCCACGGTAACGACACGCTGATCGTGGCGAGCTCCGACCTCTCGCATTATCACCCTTACGACGAGGCGGTGAAGATCGACCACAAAACACTCAGCGCACTACAGGCGTGGGACTACTTCAGCATGTCGCAGAACTTCGGGGCACGAGTTTGGGAAGCTTGTGGCGGCGCACCAATCGTGGCCGCGATGATCGCCGCCGAACGCCTGGGTGCAAATCAGGCTCAGGTGCTGAAGTATGCCAATTCGGGCGACGTAACATCAGACCGCTCGCGGGTTGTGGGATATAGCGCCGTGGCTCTGGTGAAGACTCCACACTCTCAGTCCGCTGAACCGCCGTTCTCACTGACCGCGCGCGAGAAAAGCGAACTGCTTGCTCTGGCTCGCACGTCTGTAGAACACGCCGTACAGGAAAAGAGCGCGTATCAACCAACTTCGAGTACCAGCGAGGTGCTGAATCAGGAGCACGGCGCCTTTGTGACCTTGCGAGAGTCGCGTGAGCTGCGAGGATGCATTGGCTACACCTCTGCGATGAAGCCTCTCTACCTGGCAGTGCGGGACACCGCCACGCTGGCTGCCCTGCGCGATCCGCGATTCAGGCCAGTCTCCAGCTCCGAGTTGCCGCAACTCCAATATGAAATCTCCGTGCTTTCACCGCTGCGGCGCGTGCAGGATATTCAACAAGTTCAAGTCGGCCGGCACGGTCTGCTGATGAAGAATGGCAGTCGTGAGGGCCTGTTGCTGCCACAAGTTCCTGTAGAAGAAAAATGGGATCGCAAGCGGTTCCTGGATGAAACCTGCGCTAAGGCCGGCATGCACTTCGGCTGCTGGAAGGATGAGAACACCGACATCTTCATGTTTACCGCAGTCGTGTTTGGGGAGAACTGA
- a CDS encoding DUF362 domain-containing protein: protein MPPATNPTISRREALVQLLRLGGIAAGTTRLGFWLSQRNQHPQPELATSRKRSHAVAANPVLPEMAVIQGANPAQLAREAIEALGGMSRFISRADIVLVKPNIGWDRTPEQAANTNPLIVAEIVRQCWNAGAKNVIVTDVSCNEARRCFQRSGIAEAARREGAEVILPEPARFRDVDLQGAVLREWPVFDPFLNVDKIINVPIAKHHSLTGTTLGMKNWYGILGGPRHQLHQKIHESLVDLADFMRPTLTLIDCYRVLMRNGPTGGNLEDVVFKKTLVASTDPVAVDAYVANAYWDLKVSALPYLQMAAQRGLGTYEFEHLRTIAKQLS, encoded by the coding sequence ATGCCGCCGGCCACCAACCCAACAATCAGCCGTCGCGAGGCTTTAGTCCAACTGCTCCGGCTGGGTGGAATTGCCGCGGGAACTACCAGGCTCGGATTCTGGCTTAGCCAGCGCAATCAGCATCCTCAGCCAGAGCTGGCGACAAGTCGGAAACGTAGTCATGCTGTCGCCGCCAATCCAGTACTGCCCGAGATGGCAGTCATTCAGGGTGCAAATCCTGCGCAACTGGCGCGTGAAGCCATCGAGGCCTTAGGCGGCATGAGCCGCTTCATCTCGCGCGCCGACATTGTTCTGGTGAAGCCCAACATAGGCTGGGACCGCACTCCCGAACAGGCGGCCAATACCAACCCGCTAATCGTTGCCGAGATAGTCCGCCAATGTTGGAACGCCGGAGCCAAGAATGTCATTGTCACCGACGTCAGCTGTAACGAGGCCAGACGGTGCTTCCAGCGTTCGGGCATTGCCGAAGCGGCGCGGCGCGAGGGGGCGGAGGTCATCCTGCCCGAACCCGCCAGATTCAGGGACGTGGATCTACAAGGCGCAGTGCTGCGCGAGTGGCCGGTCTTCGATCCCTTCCTCAACGTCGACAAAATCATCAACGTCCCGATCGCCAAACACCACAGCCTGACTGGTACCACCCTGGGAATGAAAAACTGGTACGGCATCCTGGGCGGCCCCCGCCATCAATTGCATCAAAAGATCCACGAAAGCCTGGTGGATCTCGCAGATTTCATGCGTCCGACACTAACGCTCATCGATTGCTACCGAGTTCTGATGCGAAACGGACCCACCGGAGGCAACCTGGAAGACGTCGTTTTCAAGAAGACGCTGGTGGCCAGCACTGATCCAGTCGCGGTCGATGCTTATGTAGCCAATGCCTATTGGGACCTGAAGGTTTCCGCTCTTCCCTATCTGCAGATGGCAGCCCAACGCGGCCTGGGAACATATGAGTTTGAGCACCTTCGCACAATCGCGAAACAGCTGTCGTGA